A section of the Leminorella richardii genome encodes:
- a CDS encoding type II toxin-antitoxin system RelB/DinJ family antitoxin, with product MNSAMLKVRVSEELKAAVAKTAHEYNLDMSSFIRLVLTHATKTNQIPNSTTQAAIHELEDGHGERATSVDEFWKGIFK from the coding sequence ATGAACAGTGCAATGTTAAAAGTTCGGGTATCTGAAGAATTAAAGGCCGCCGTCGCTAAAACTGCACATGAATACAACTTGGACATGTCCAGCTTTATTCGCCTCGTATTAACTCATGCGACAAAAACAAATCAGATTCCTAACTCCACTACTCAAGCGGCTATTCATGAGCTGGAAGACGGCCATGGTGAACGAGCCACCAGTGTTGATGAATTTTGGAAGGGGATTTTTAAGTAA
- a CDS encoding type II toxin-antitoxin system YafQ family toxin: MECHGKPDLLLIYQRTEKELLLYRVGSHAKLFKM; this comes from the coding sequence CTGGAGTGCCACGGAAAACCCGACCTTCTATTAATTTACCAACGAACGGAAAAAGAGCTTCTTCTATATCGAGTTGGCAGCCACGCGAAGTTATTTAAGATGTAA
- a CDS encoding type II toxin-antitoxin system ParD family antitoxin, whose translation MPRTTSITIGEQLDEFISRMIASGRYGSTSEVVRSALRLLEQKESEMDALRKAVLAGEQSGESNMTLHEIAAKIKQKHSV comes from the coding sequence ATGCCAAGAACGACCAGTATCACTATCGGTGAACAGTTGGATGAATTTATCAGTCGCATGATCGCCTCCGGTCGCTATGGTTCAACCAGCGAAGTCGTACGTTCAGCGCTTCGTCTTTTGGAACAAAAGGAATCTGAAATGGATGCATTAAGAAAAGCGGTTCTTGCTGGAGAACAGAGTGGGGAGAGCAATATGACACTGCATGAAATCGCAGCTAAAATAAAGCAAAAGCACAGTGTATAA
- a CDS encoding type II toxin-antitoxin system RelE/ParE family toxin encodes MYKLSHLAAIDFASIYEYTLTAFGAAQADDYTNALENILGSIVQSPFIGRAYPDIHQEIRRVDYRHHAIFYRIRKNDVFVLRILHQQMEPLIHFSAEE; translated from the coding sequence GTGTATAAGCTGTCCCATCTGGCCGCTATTGACTTTGCCAGCATTTACGAATACACGCTAACTGCATTCGGTGCGGCCCAGGCCGACGACTATACAAACGCCTTAGAAAACATCCTAGGGTCAATCGTGCAGTCACCCTTTATCGGACGTGCCTATCCGGATATTCATCAAGAAATCCGTAGAGTAGACTATCGACATCACGCTATATTTTATCGGATTCGGAAGAATGACGTTTTTGTACTGCGTATACTGCATCAGCAGATGGAACCACTGATCCACTTTTCTGCGGAGGAATAG